The Flaviramulus sp. BrNp1-15 genome has a window encoding:
- a CDS encoding gliding motility-associated C-terminal domain-containing protein, with translation MRNFTISNIVVLFFFSLSTTISAQIVISTPSLGFTQACASPSFNTYNVTFTFSPESELTGTNQFIIELSDDTGDFSNPSQIYSSNQGEFTTSPTTLTFSVPTTISGEAFKIRIKSTSPVATSTPSVAFPAYYKIQDTPFSINNLISTGVYCAGGRYLLTIDNPGDAMNDSPLQYPSLTYNWYKETGATTSVLVDSGESLSVNQPGTYFVETNYGTCTSNSYSNRVTVSESTSSSTSEISSSLGNPYCVSQGATTLSAINAVSYQWFKDGSEISGATSQMYETSEPGNYTVNINLGDCNTTATINLENTGFTSSIDVDEYNTLEEGETLVVIVSNDAVNPEFKWYLNENQIAGANTNSYEATQTGNYKVVITQTSGCVASSEFLFSITEPFPDVADIPNLISPNGDGINDTWIIPQEYVNGSNAEVTIISAQGEVVLQTNNYQNNWPENKLNFNAVNPVYYYIIKSNNTTKKGSITVIN, from the coding sequence ATGAGAAACTTTACTATATCAAACATTGTTGTTTTATTTTTTTTTAGTTTATCTACAACTATAAGTGCTCAAATAGTAATTAGCACGCCAAGTTTAGGTTTTACTCAAGCTTGTGCAAGTCCTTCATTTAATACGTATAATGTAACATTCACTTTTTCACCAGAGTCTGAGTTAACTGGTACAAATCAATTTATTATAGAACTTTCAGACGATACGGGAGATTTTTCTAATCCTTCACAAATTTATTCATCGAATCAAGGAGAATTTACAACATCTCCAACTACTTTAACTTTTTCCGTTCCTACAACAATATCTGGAGAAGCATTCAAAATTAGAATTAAAAGTACTTCACCAGTGGCAACTAGTACGCCTTCTGTTGCATTTCCAGCATATTATAAAATTCAAGATACCCCATTCTCTATAAATAATTTAATTTCTACAGGTGTGTATTGCGCTGGTGGCAGATATTTGTTAACAATAGATAATCCAGGTGATGCTATGAATGATTCTCCATTACAATATCCATCACTTACCTATAATTGGTATAAGGAAACTGGGGCAACAACATCTGTTTTAGTAGATTCAGGTGAATCATTATCGGTTAATCAACCAGGAACTTATTTTGTAGAAACAAATTATGGTACTTGTACATCTAATTCGTATTCTAATCGTGTTACAGTAAGCGAATCAACATCAAGTTCAACATCAGAAATTAGTTCTAGTTTAGGAAACCCATATTGTGTTAGTCAAGGCGCAACAACATTAAGTGCTATTAATGCAGTAAGTTACCAGTGGTTTAAAGATGGTTCTGAAATTTCGGGCGCCACAAGTCAAATGTATGAAACCAGCGAACCTGGAAATTATACAGTTAATATAAATTTAGGAGATTGTAATACTACTGCAACTATTAATCTTGAAAATACCGGTTTTACAAGTAGTATAGATGTTGATGAATATAATACTCTTGAAGAAGGTGAAACTTTAGTAGTAATAGTAAGTAATGATGCGGTTAATCCAGAATTTAAATGGTATTTAAATGAAAACCAGATTGCCGGAGCAAATACCAATTCTTACGAAGCAACACAAACAGGAAATTATAAAGTTGTAATTACTCAAACTTCTGGGTGTGTAGCTTCTAGCGAATTTTTATTTTCAATTACAGAACCATTTCCAGATGTAGCAGATATTCCAAATTTAATAAGCCCTAATGGAGATGGTATAAATGACACATGGATAATACCACAAGAGTATGTAAATGGATCAAATGCAGAGGTTACTATAATCAGCGCCCAAGGCGAAGTTGTGTTGCAAACCAATAATTACCAAAATAATTGGCCAGAAAACAAACTAAATTTTAACGCTGTAAACCCAGTATACTATTATATAATCAAATCAAATAATACAACAAAAAAAGGTTCTATAACGGTGATTAATTAG